A genomic stretch from Flavobacterium sp. KS-LB2 includes:
- a CDS encoding glycoside hydrolase family 97 protein: protein MKYVFSLCLLFVLSVAQAQNVLSPSGKLNLIFKLDDSGRPFYSVTFNTKTVVLESALGIKLKDKPALDANFEKISATTSTFNETWKPVLGEQSSVVNHYNELNVALINKGTKVKINIIFRVFDEGVAFRYDFPKQAELNYFIISDEGTQFNLTENNKVFWIPGDFDSNEYEYNETKISEIDNTKINMNNGIGVKSIPGRYMVQTPLMMKAPSGLYLNIFEAAVVNYPVMHLNTDVANNKFKAELVPNAIGDKAYLQTPCVSPWRTIMISNDARDIVSSKMILNLNEPSKLEDTSWIKPMKYVGIWWEMHVGKSTWDYAGSQNATNFADAPKASGKHGATTENTKRYIDFAAKNGFDGVLVEGWNVGWEDWNGNWKEEVFDFTTPYPDFDIAALSAYAKEKKVKMIMHHETSGSVGNYERHLDRAFNLMKKYEYPAVKSGYVGKIIPRGEFHDGQAMVNHFNFVVKRAADYKIMINSHESSRPTGFGRTYPNYIAAEAARGNEFNAWSVGNPPAHETILPFTRQLGGPMDYTPGIFEVKMSYYDKNKTEQVHTTLAKQLALYVTMYSPLQMAADLLENYEKYSDAFQFIKDVETDWDNSIYLEAEPGDYVTVARKTKGKETWFLGAITDENARKSEVKLDFLTAGKKYKATIYADAATAHWKNNPIAYQIKTMTVTSKSKLKLILAAGGGTAVSFEPIQ, encoded by the coding sequence ATGAAATATGTATTTTCTCTTTGTCTGCTCTTCGTTCTGAGTGTGGCACAAGCACAAAACGTTTTGTCTCCGTCAGGTAAACTCAATTTAATCTTTAAACTTGACGATTCTGGACGCCCTTTTTACAGTGTTACTTTCAATACTAAAACAGTTGTTCTAGAAAGTGCTCTTGGGATAAAATTAAAAGACAAACCCGCATTAGATGCCAATTTTGAAAAAATATCGGCTACCACAAGCACTTTTAATGAAACTTGGAAACCTGTTCTAGGAGAGCAATCTAGTGTAGTAAACCATTACAATGAGTTGAATGTTGCACTCATCAACAAAGGGACCAAAGTGAAAATCAATATTATTTTTAGGGTTTTTGACGAAGGTGTGGCTTTTAGATACGATTTTCCTAAACAAGCGGAGCTTAATTATTTCATCATTTCGGATGAGGGAACTCAATTTAATCTGACTGAAAACAATAAAGTATTCTGGATTCCAGGTGATTTTGACAGTAATGAATACGAATACAACGAGACCAAAATTTCAGAAATTGATAACACAAAGATCAATATGAACAATGGAATCGGCGTTAAATCTATTCCTGGTCGTTACATGGTGCAAACGCCTTTGATGATGAAAGCACCCTCAGGATTGTACCTAAATATTTTTGAAGCTGCCGTTGTCAATTATCCCGTGATGCATTTGAATACAGATGTAGCAAACAACAAATTTAAGGCAGAATTGGTTCCGAATGCTATTGGTGATAAAGCTTATTTACAAACACCTTGCGTTTCGCCTTGGAGAACCATTATGATTAGTAATGATGCCAGAGATATTGTTAGCTCAAAGATGATTCTGAACCTAAACGAACCTTCAAAATTAGAAGATACTTCTTGGATAAAACCGATGAAATACGTTGGTATTTGGTGGGAAATGCACGTAGGGAAATCGACTTGGGATTATGCTGGATCTCAAAATGCCACTAATTTTGCCGATGCGCCAAAAGCTTCCGGAAAACATGGTGCTACTACTGAAAATACCAAACGATACATTGATTTTGCTGCAAAAAACGGTTTTGATGGCGTTCTAGTTGAAGGCTGGAATGTAGGTTGGGAAGACTGGAACGGAAACTGGAAAGAGGAAGTTTTTGATTTTACAACGCCGTATCCGGATTTTGATATTGCAGCACTTTCGGCTTACGCCAAAGAAAAAAAAGTAAAAATGATCATGCATCACGAGACCTCAGGCTCGGTTGGTAATTATGAAAGACATCTGGACCGTGCTTTCAATTTGATGAAAAAATACGAGTACCCTGCAGTCAAGTCAGGCTACGTTGGTAAAATAATTCCTCGTGGTGAATTTCATGACGGACAAGCGATGGTAAATCACTTTAATTTTGTGGTAAAACGCGCTGCCGATTATAAAATAATGATCAACTCACACGAGTCGTCACGACCAACTGGTTTTGGAAGAACGTATCCTAACTATATTGCTGCCGAAGCGGCTCGCGGTAACGAATTTAATGCGTGGAGTGTGGGTAATCCGCCAGCGCACGAAACCATTTTGCCATTTACCAGACAATTGGGTGGTCCGATGGATTATACGCCAGGAATTTTTGAAGTTAAAATGAGTTATTACGACAAAAACAAAACAGAGCAGGTGCATACTACTTTAGCAAAACAATTGGCCTTGTATGTTACTATGTATTCACCTTTGCAAATGGCTGCCGACTTGCTTGAAAATTATGAGAAATATTCTGATGCATTTCAATTCATCAAAGATGTCGAAACAGATTGGGATAATAGTATTTATTTAGAGGCAGAACCAGGCGATTATGTGACAGTAGCCCGTAAAACCAAAGGAAAGGAAACGTGGTTCTTAGGTGCTATTACCGATGAAAATGCAAGAAAATCAGAAGTGAAATTGGATTTTTTGACAGCAGGAAAAAAATACAAAGCAACAATATATGCCGATGCAGCTACTGCACACTGGAAAAACAATCCAATTGCGTACCAAATTAAAACCATGACGGTCACTAGTAAGTCAAAACTAAAATTGATTTTAGCTGCAGGTGGCGGTACAGCGGTTAGTTTTGAACCCATTCAATAA
- a CDS encoding M28 family peptidase codes for MKKSILMAALLCGTLPLLAQTAAEQTLKEIYKSSLTDAKCYPWLDHLSNTIGSRLSASPGAEKAVLYTKAQLETLGVDKVYLQEVMVPKWVRGEKEIGYLQLGKQKITFPICALGGSVATPKSGLNATVIEVKSLEELTALGEAKVKGKIIFFNRPMNPEFVETFKAYSGCVDQRSSGAREAGKLGALAVIVRSMNLRMDDLPHTGATNYGDISKDQRIPAAAISTNGAELLSKSLKANPNATFYLKQSCQTFDDVLSHNVVAEMTGTEHPEQIMVVGGHLDSWDLGDGSHDDGAGCVQSMEVLNIFKNIGYKPKHTLRVVLFMNEENGVRGGKEYEIQSAKSNENHIFALESDSGGFSPRGFSIDGDEANFNQIKNWGVLFEPYLIHKFVKGHSGVDIGPLQSKQIIKVGLQPDSQRYFDYHHAANDTFDAVNKRELELGAAAMASLLYLIDQNGIVK; via the coding sequence ATGAAAAAATCAATTCTTATGGCTGCACTTTTGTGCGGTACATTACCGCTCTTAGCGCAAACCGCCGCTGAGCAAACTTTAAAAGAAATTTACAAATCGTCATTAACCGATGCCAAATGTTATCCTTGGTTAGATCATTTATCGAATACTATTGGTTCTCGATTATCAGCTTCTCCAGGGGCTGAGAAAGCGGTTTTGTATACCAAAGCACAACTCGAAACCTTGGGCGTAGATAAAGTGTACCTTCAAGAAGTAATGGTGCCAAAGTGGGTGAGAGGCGAAAAAGAAATTGGTTATTTACAACTGGGGAAACAAAAAATTACTTTTCCAATTTGTGCGCTGGGAGGTTCTGTGGCAACTCCAAAATCAGGTTTAAATGCTACCGTAATCGAAGTAAAAAGCTTAGAAGAATTGACCGCTTTGGGCGAAGCAAAAGTAAAAGGAAAAATCATATTTTTTAACCGACCAATGAATCCTGAATTTGTAGAGACTTTTAAAGCCTACAGTGGTTGTGTGGATCAAAGATCATCTGGAGCAAGAGAGGCAGGAAAATTAGGTGCTTTGGCTGTTATTGTGCGTTCTATGAATTTACGTATGGATGATTTACCTCATACTGGTGCAACTAATTATGGAGATATCAGTAAAGATCAACGCATTCCCGCAGCTGCAATAAGCACAAATGGAGCTGAATTATTGAGCAAAAGTTTGAAAGCCAATCCAAATGCTACTTTTTATTTAAAACAATCGTGTCAAACTTTTGATGATGTATTGTCGCATAATGTTGTGGCAGAAATGACAGGTACTGAACATCCAGAACAAATTATGGTAGTGGGCGGACACCTTGATTCTTGGGATTTAGGAGACGGTTCGCATGATGATGGTGCTGGCTGTGTGCAAAGCATGGAAGTGTTGAACATCTTTAAAAACATTGGCTATAAACCGAAACATACTTTACGAGTAGTACTGTTTATGAACGAAGAAAACGGAGTTCGTGGCGGTAAAGAATATGAAATTCAGTCTGCAAAAAGTAATGAAAATCATATTTTTGCTTTAGAAAGTGATTCAGGAGGCTTTTCTCCAAGAGGTTTTTCTATCGATGGGGATGAGGCAAATTTCAACCAAATTAAAAATTGGGGAGTCTTATTTGAACCGTATTTGATTCACAAATTTGTGAAAGGACACTCAGGTGTTGATATCGGACCTTTGCAATCAAAGCAAATTATTAAAGTAGGTTTACAACCAGATTCCCAACGCTATTTTGATTACCATCATGCTGCAAATGATACTTTTGATGCAGTTAATAAAAGGGAACTGGAGCTGGGTGCTGCCGCTATGGCCTCGCTGCTATATCTTATTGATCAAAACGGTATTGTAAAATAA
- the bglX gene encoding beta-glucosidase BglX, whose amino-acid sequence MKIKLIILLIGFSLFGYSQKKATKKAIAIKPKTEFVAELLSKMTLEEKIGQLNLPTSGDITTGAANSSNVAKNIEEGKVGGLFNIKSVQKIKEVQKIAVEKSRLKIPLLFGMDVIHGYETTFPIPLGLSCIWDMKLIERTAQIAAQEASADGINWTFSPMVDISRDPRWGRVSEGSGEDPFLGSQIAKAMVNGYQQNDLSKNNSILSCVKHFALYGAPDAGRDYNTVDMSRIKMYNDYFPPYKAAIDAGVGSVMASFNEIDGIPATGNKWLMTDVLRKQWGFNGFVVTDFTGIPEMIEHGMGDLQTVSALALNAGIEMDMVGEGFLTTLKKSLAEGKVTIEQIDNAARLILNAKYDLGLFQDPYKYCDEKRAKTEIFTKNHRAEARSIASQSLVLLKNNNQLLPLKKSGTVAVIGPLADAKENMAGTWSVATNMEKSISVLAGIKEVAGDATKVLYAKGSNLDYDAVFEEKATMFGKTLHRDNRTAEELLTEALKIASQSDVIVAALGESAEMSGESSSRTNLEIPQAQKDLLQALLKTGKPVVLVLFTGRPLVLVQEHETVPAILNTWFAGSEAGNAIADVLFGNENPSGKLTATFPRSVGQVPIHYNQKNTGRPLGNKEGKFEKFRSNYIDERNEPLYPFGYGLSYTTFAYSNLKISSDKMTVSEKLTVSVDVTNTGNFDGKEVVQLYIRDVVGSVTRPVKELKGFQKVVIKKGEKQTVTFEISVEELKFYNSDLQFIAEPGTFQVFVGTDSSTDNKVDFVLIK is encoded by the coding sequence CAATAGCTCTAACGTAGCTAAAAATATCGAAGAGGGCAAGGTAGGCGGATTATTCAACATAAAATCTGTTCAGAAAATTAAAGAAGTTCAGAAAATTGCTGTTGAAAAAAGCCGATTGAAGATTCCATTGCTTTTTGGAATGGATGTCATCCACGGTTATGAAACTACTTTTCCTATTCCGTTAGGCTTGTCTTGCATTTGGGATATGAAACTAATCGAGAGAACTGCACAAATTGCTGCTCAGGAAGCAAGTGCCGATGGGATAAACTGGACGTTTTCTCCTATGGTTGATATTTCTCGTGATCCACGTTGGGGTAGAGTTTCTGAAGGTTCCGGTGAAGATCCTTTCTTAGGAAGTCAGATTGCAAAAGCCATGGTCAACGGCTACCAACAAAATGATTTATCTAAAAACAATTCTATTTTATCATGTGTGAAACATTTTGCATTGTATGGCGCGCCAGATGCGGGACGCGATTACAATACAGTAGATATGAGCCGTATCAAAATGTACAATGATTATTTCCCGCCGTATAAAGCTGCTATTGACGCCGGCGTAGGTTCCGTAATGGCGTCTTTCAATGAAATTGATGGAATTCCTGCAACTGGAAACAAATGGTTAATGACGGATGTATTGAGAAAACAATGGGGTTTCAACGGTTTTGTGGTAACTGATTTCACCGGAATTCCGGAAATGATAGAGCACGGAATGGGCGATTTGCAAACTGTATCTGCTCTGGCATTAAATGCCGGAATTGAAATGGACATGGTAGGCGAAGGCTTCCTTACAACGTTGAAGAAATCATTGGCGGAAGGAAAAGTGACTATCGAACAAATAGATAATGCAGCGCGTCTTATTTTGAATGCCAAATATGATTTGGGATTATTCCAAGATCCTTATAAATATTGTGATGAAAAAAGAGCGAAAACAGAAATTTTCACTAAAAATCATAGAGCAGAAGCGAGATCTATTGCTTCACAATCATTGGTTTTATTAAAAAATAACAATCAGTTGTTACCGCTTAAAAAATCAGGAACGGTTGCTGTTATTGGCCCATTGGCTGATGCCAAAGAAAATATGGCAGGAACTTGGAGTGTGGCTACTAATATGGAAAAATCCATATCTGTTTTAGCCGGAATCAAAGAAGTGGCAGGTGATGCTACAAAAGTGCTGTACGCCAAAGGAAGTAATTTGGATTATGATGCCGTTTTCGAGGAGAAAGCAACCATGTTTGGGAAAACCTTGCACCGTGACAACAGAACCGCCGAAGAATTATTGACAGAAGCCCTGAAAATTGCCAGCCAATCTGATGTGATAGTTGCCGCTTTAGGCGAATCAGCAGAGATGTCAGGCGAAAGCAGTAGCCGAACTAATTTAGAGATTCCTCAAGCGCAAAAAGACTTGTTACAAGCCTTATTGAAAACTGGAAAACCTGTAGTATTGGTTTTATTTACCGGTCGTCCATTAGTGTTAGTACAAGAACACGAAACGGTTCCAGCAATTTTGAATACCTGGTTTGCAGGAAGTGAAGCAGGAAACGCAATAGCTGATGTGTTGTTTGGAAATGAAAATCCTTCGGGTAAATTAACGGCTACATTCCCAAGAAGCGTTGGGCAAGTGCCGATTCATTACAATCAAAAAAATACAGGAAGGCCACTTGGAAATAAAGAAGGGAAGTTCGAAAAATTCCGTTCTAATTATATCGATGAAAGAAATGAGCCTTTGTATCCATTTGGATATGGGTTGAGCTACACGACTTTTGCATATTCTAATTTGAAGATTTCTTCTGATAAAATGACGGTTTCAGAAAAGCTTACTGTTTCGGTTGATGTGACTAACACTGGAAATTTTGACGGTAAAGAAGTAGTTCAATTGTACATCAGAGATGTAGTAGGATCGGTAACTAGACCCGTAAAAGAATTGAAAGGATTCCAAAAAGTAGTCATCAAAAAAGGAGAAAAACAAACCGTAACTTTCGAAATTTCTGTCGAGGAGTTAAAGTTTTATAATTCTGATTTACAATTTATAGCTGAACCTGGTACTTTTCAAGTTTTTGTAGGCACAGATTCTAGCACCGATAATAAAGTTGATTTTGTGTTGATTAAGTAA